One region of Algihabitans albus genomic DNA includes:
- a CDS encoding Kelch repeat-containing protein, with the protein MRHPLTHSINVLCITGALLFGAAAHAHAQADWSDAASLPSPRQEIYATTHDGLIFTAGGLAERASAVRDDFLAYDPQTDSWQELPNLPAARHHITLSTLNGMIYAVGGFSGAFPNWKPETSAYFYDFETAQWNALPDLPVARGEHVAAVVNGLLYVIGGRVGGTASAATFNEHRDTSRVDIFDSEAGTWLRGIDAPTARNSAASAVIDGRIYVVGGRQFLEQPDGSPASVNLASLEVFDPATGLWSVKAPMPQAAGGLGAAAVDGKLYVVGGEQWVPTREVFAEGWVYDPATDEWEAIPGLNVPRHGLAAAAIDGRIHAVGGATETGAGDVTAHEVLTIRP; encoded by the coding sequence ATGCGACATCCATTGACCCATTCCATAAACGTCCTTTGCATCACAGGCGCGTTGCTTTTTGGCGCCGCGGCGCATGCGCATGCGCAAGCGGACTGGTCAGACGCAGCGTCGCTCCCATCGCCGCGTCAGGAAATCTATGCCACGACCCATGATGGATTGATCTTCACGGCAGGCGGGCTTGCCGAACGAGCGTCTGCGGTTCGTGACGATTTTCTAGCCTATGATCCGCAGACTGACAGCTGGCAGGAACTGCCGAACCTTCCCGCGGCCCGTCACCACATCACGCTGTCGACGCTTAACGGCATGATTTACGCGGTAGGCGGCTTTTCCGGCGCTTTTCCGAACTGGAAGCCCGAGACCTCAGCCTACTTCTACGATTTCGAGACCGCGCAATGGAACGCGCTTCCCGATCTGCCCGTGGCGCGGGGTGAGCATGTCGCCGCGGTCGTCAATGGATTGCTCTATGTGATCGGCGGGCGCGTAGGCGGAACGGCATCCGCAGCAACCTTCAATGAGCATCGTGACACGAGTCGCGTCGACATCTTCGATTCGGAAGCGGGAACATGGTTGCGGGGCATCGATGCGCCCACCGCCCGGAACAGCGCCGCGAGCGCGGTGATCGACGGCCGGATTTACGTCGTCGGCGGCCGGCAGTTCCTCGAACAGCCCGATGGTAGCCCTGCCAGCGTTAACCTGGCTTCGCTTGAGGTGTTCGATCCCGCAACGGGGTTGTGGTCGGTGAAGGCGCCGATGCCGCAGGCGGCCGGCGGGCTTGGCGCTGCCGCAGTCGATGGCAAGCTCTACGTCGTCGGTGGTGAACAATGGGTTCCGACCCGGGAGGTCTTCGCCGAAGGGTGGGTCTACGATCCCGCGACGGACGAATGGGAAGCGATCCCCGGCCTGAACGTCCCGCGGCACGGATTGGCCGCAGCGGCAATCGACGGCCGTATCCATGCAGTGGGCGGTGCGACCGAAACCGGCGCCGGCGACGTCACCGCGCATGAAGTGCTCACCATCCGGCCCTGA
- a CDS encoding efflux RND transporter permease subunit: MFGAIVTRPTLVAVAMLLVCLLGLVAALRLPVQMIPDLEVRTITIVTTWPGATPQDIEKDILIEQEEYLRRIPSLERLISRASSGRAEIELEFPFDVDITETLIRVNNALNQVPDYPLNVDQPRVFAASFSANAFMHFGVGPLPGNPHGLDMTMMRDFVEDEVRTRMESVPGVEQVDVRGGAAREVQVLIDAMALAEHGVSIADLRTALSSRNVDVSAGEVDNGKRRYLLRTVGRFDDVAAIEALVVRRMGDSVTRLGDVAGVRFHHAEATERSFVDGQPVLNLSVRREAGSNVIAIKYAVLDTMAEINRTVLEPAGMRLALTSEDVGYVEASIANVWQNLALGSALATLVMFAFLRSVRATAVGVLGIPVCTIAAFIGLLAFGRTVNVISLAGVAFAIGMTLDNSIVVLEAIDQARRRGLDRVRAAIEGVASVWTAVVASTFTTVLVFVPILFIALEAGQLYSDVAVAVSASILCSMIVAVTVVPAAAALIDLSAAGKVAQTRVRTVERLVAWLIGGTVRPIVTIAATVVASWAVVVLLTPPPSYLPEGEEPKTFAVMTAPPGYNLATMTEISLDIQDRFLPYLGDDPARFARGEVDVPALNYFIMLISAERLLVITESTDPDQLGALMDALTEKYESYPGMRAFATRGSIISSNDGGTRSINLDVSGADLAEVYAATRALYDRAGAAFDNPRLNATPPTLSLSQPMIEIRPDWTRAAELGLSVGDLGFAVASLTDGAFAGEFFRGDDKIDIYFYSADHTASFDRLGQMPLHTPAGIVPIADVAEIRQTIDTSTIRRIDGARTVTLNIIPPGDVPLSVGVERVRSDVLDALRQEGAIPAGVSVSISGASDQLDATQTALTENYVVAVAIVYLLLVAIFSHWGLPLLIMTAIPLGVAGGILGLVLMNAVGALLPAIGLPPISQPFDMISMLGFLILMGTVVNNPILIVERAVTNARERGFEAREAVVEAVRSRSRPIAMSTMTTACGLAPLVFMPGEGTELYRGVGAIVLFGILGAAVISLTFLPALTSLALRVGQGRGSEQRIPAPGE; the protein is encoded by the coding sequence ATGTTCGGCGCCATCGTTACCCGTCCGACGCTCGTCGCCGTGGCGATGCTGCTGGTTTGCCTGCTCGGCCTCGTCGCGGCCTTGCGCCTGCCAGTGCAGATGATCCCAGACCTCGAAGTTAGAACGATCACCATCGTTACGACTTGGCCCGGTGCAACGCCGCAGGACATCGAGAAGGACATTCTGATCGAGCAGGAGGAGTATCTTCGCAGGATCCCTAGCCTGGAGCGGCTGATCTCCCGCGCCTCCTCAGGTCGCGCGGAGATCGAGCTCGAGTTTCCCTTCGACGTCGACATCACTGAGACGCTCATCCGCGTGAACAACGCGCTCAATCAGGTGCCTGACTATCCGCTCAACGTCGATCAGCCGCGGGTCTTTGCCGCTTCTTTTTCCGCGAACGCATTCATGCATTTCGGCGTCGGCCCACTGCCGGGCAATCCTCACGGACTCGACATGACGATGATGCGCGATTTCGTGGAGGACGAAGTGCGCACCCGCATGGAGAGCGTGCCCGGAGTTGAGCAGGTCGACGTTCGCGGCGGGGCGGCTCGTGAGGTGCAGGTGCTGATCGACGCAATGGCACTGGCTGAGCACGGGGTTTCCATCGCAGACCTGCGCACCGCCCTTTCGAGCCGCAATGTCGACGTCTCGGCGGGAGAGGTCGATAACGGCAAACGGCGATATCTCTTGCGTACCGTCGGACGCTTCGATGATGTGGCGGCGATTGAGGCGCTGGTGGTACGTCGCATGGGCGACAGCGTCACGCGCCTCGGTGATGTGGCCGGGGTCCGCTTCCACCATGCCGAGGCTACCGAACGCAGTTTCGTCGACGGTCAACCGGTTCTCAACCTCTCCGTGCGCCGCGAGGCTGGCTCAAACGTGATCGCAATCAAGTACGCGGTGCTTGACACGATGGCCGAGATCAACCGAACAGTGCTTGAGCCTGCCGGCATGCGACTCGCGCTGACGTCCGAGGACGTGGGCTATGTCGAGGCGTCCATCGCCAATGTCTGGCAGAACCTCGCACTAGGCAGCGCGCTTGCGACGCTCGTAATGTTCGCCTTCCTCCGCTCGGTCAGGGCCACTGCAGTCGGCGTGCTCGGCATTCCGGTCTGCACCATCGCGGCCTTCATTGGGCTCCTCGCCTTCGGACGCACAGTCAACGTCATCTCGCTTGCCGGCGTCGCTTTCGCGATCGGCATGACGCTGGACAATTCCATCGTTGTGCTGGAGGCGATTGACCAGGCGCGACGGCGGGGTCTCGACCGCGTGCGTGCAGCGATTGAGGGCGTAGCCTCGGTCTGGACAGCGGTGGTGGCCTCAACCTTCACAACCGTGCTCGTCTTCGTGCCGATCCTTTTCATAGCGCTTGAAGCCGGGCAGCTCTATTCCGATGTGGCGGTTGCGGTCTCAGCCTCGATCCTCTGCTCGATGATCGTCGCGGTCACTGTCGTGCCTGCAGCTGCGGCCCTCATCGACCTGAGCGCCGCGGGCAAAGTTGCGCAAACACGGGTCCGCACAGTCGAACGTCTCGTGGCCTGGCTTATCGGCGGCACGGTGCGCCCGATCGTCACGATCGCAGCGACTGTGGTGGCGAGCTGGGCCGTCGTGGTCCTGCTGACGCCGCCGCCCTCGTACCTCCCAGAAGGAGAGGAGCCGAAGACCTTCGCCGTCATGACGGCGCCACCCGGCTACAACCTTGCGACGATGACGGAAATTAGTCTCGATATACAGGACCGCTTTCTGCCCTATTTGGGCGACGATCCGGCCCGCTTCGCCCGAGGTGAGGTCGATGTGCCGGCCCTGAACTACTTCATCATGCTTATCTCAGCCGAGCGCCTCCTCGTCATCACGGAGAGCACCGACCCGGATCAGCTGGGCGCGCTCATGGATGCGCTGACGGAGAAGTATGAGAGCTATCCGGGGATGCGGGCCTTCGCCACGCGCGGCTCTATCATTTCGTCCAACGACGGCGGCACCCGGTCGATCAATCTTGACGTTTCGGGCGCGGATCTCGCCGAAGTCTACGCGGCGACCCGGGCGCTCTACGACCGAGCCGGCGCGGCCTTCGACAATCCGCGCCTCAACGCCACGCCACCAACCTTGTCGCTCTCACAGCCTATGATCGAGATCCGGCCGGACTGGACGCGCGCCGCCGAACTCGGGCTCTCGGTTGGCGATCTCGGCTTCGCGGTCGCGTCGTTGACCGACGGCGCCTTCGCGGGCGAGTTCTTTCGCGGCGACGACAAGATTGATATCTATTTCTATTCCGCTGACCACACGGCCTCATTCGACCGGCTGGGCCAGATGCCGCTCCATACCCCGGCCGGCATTGTCCCTATTGCCGACGTTGCGGAGATCCGCCAGACCATCGACACCTCGACCATCCGGCGAATCGATGGCGCACGCACTGTCACGCTCAACATCATCCCGCCAGGCGACGTGCCACTCTCCGTCGGCGTCGAGCGCGTACGGTCGGATGTCCTCGATGCCCTGCGGCAGGAGGGTGCGATCCCTGCCGGCGTCAGCGTCTCGATTTCCGGCGCGTCAGACCAGCTCGACGCGACCCAAACCGCATTAACGGAAAACTACGTGGTGGCCGTCGCCATCGTCTACCTGCTGCTCGTCGCCATTTTCTCGCATTGGGGACTGCCGCTCCTCATCATGACGGCTATACCGCTCGGGGTGGCGGGCGGCATCTTGGGGCTCGTCCTGATGAATGCCGTCGGCGCGCTGCTGCCGGCGATTGGGCTTCCGCCGATCTCGCAGCCCTTCGACATGATCTCGATGCTCGGTTTTCTGATCCTGATGGGCACGGTCGTGAACAACCCGATCCTGATCGTCGAGCGCGCCGTGACGAACGCGCGCGAGCGTGGCTTCGAGGCGCGCGAGGCTGTGGTGGAGGCCGTGCGCTCACGCTCCCGCCCGATTGCGATGTCGACGATGACAACGGCCTGCGGCCTTGCGCCGCTTGTCTTCATGCCCGGCGAGGGAACGGAACTCTATCGCGGCGTAGGCGCCATCGTTCTCTTCGGCATCCTGGGCGCTGCCGTGATCTCGCTCACTTTCCTGCCGGCTCTGACATCGCTTGCGCTCAGGGTCGGACAAGGACGCGGTTCCGAGCAGCGCATTCCGGCGCCGGGAGAATGA
- a CDS encoding efflux RND transporter periplasmic adaptor subunit produces MNVNFTIRALKTRTCSAAIATFWLALAGPAAAADPVRVSTATVEAQPVVEEVSLVGTVVAPRSASVSTEIAGRVAEVAIELGDRIQTGAPLVRLDDMLERLSLARFEAAERADIARLEEVRRRLADARQLVSRQSMPVNEVERRESAVAEAEAMLAEERAEIAQRRERIARHVVRSPFAGTVVARMVEAGEWVEPGDTVVDLVATDQLVVDLAVPQRHFPRISLETPVTLRFAALPGTSVKARVLARVPRSDPMARTFRLRVEPVDSMLEIAPGMSADATLQLITGGEAAVVPRDAITRYPDGRVTVWTVVESEVGPVAEEREVTLGAATHDGAIYATEGLVAGVRIVTRGNEDLAAGRVVEIVETAGGEG; encoded by the coding sequence GTGAATGTGAATTTCACGATACGCGCGCTCAAGACCAGGACCTGTTCCGCAGCGATTGCCACGTTTTGGCTCGCACTCGCCGGTCCGGCCGCGGCGGCTGACCCTGTGCGGGTTTCGACCGCGACTGTTGAGGCCCAACCCGTCGTAGAAGAGGTTTCACTCGTCGGCACCGTCGTCGCGCCGCGGTCCGCTTCCGTTTCGACTGAAATCGCCGGTCGGGTGGCCGAAGTTGCAATCGAACTCGGCGACAGGATCCAAACCGGGGCGCCGCTCGTCCGGCTCGACGACATGCTTGAGCGGCTCTCCCTGGCCCGCTTCGAAGCGGCGGAGCGCGCCGACATCGCCCGGCTCGAGGAGGTCCGCCGCAGGCTCGCGGACGCGCGGCAGCTCGTCTCGCGGCAGAGCATGCCCGTGAACGAAGTTGAGCGGCGCGAGTCGGCGGTCGCCGAGGCCGAGGCGATGCTCGCCGAAGAACGCGCCGAGATTGCACAGAGGCGCGAGCGGATTGCGCGCCATGTGGTCCGTTCGCCCTTTGCGGGGACGGTGGTGGCGCGGATGGTCGAAGCCGGCGAATGGGTTGAGCCGGGCGATACGGTGGTCGACCTCGTCGCAACGGACCAGCTTGTCGTCGATCTCGCCGTCCCGCAGCGCCATTTTCCACGGATCAGCTTGGAGACCCCCGTGACGCTCCGTTTCGCGGCGCTACCGGGCACGTCCGTCAAGGCGCGCGTGCTCGCCCGCGTGCCGCGGAGCGATCCAATGGCTCGCACTTTCCGCCTGCGTGTCGAGCCGGTGGACAGCATGCTCGAGATTGCGCCGGGCATGTCGGCCGACGCGACGCTCCAGCTCATTACCGGCGGAGAGGCTGCGGTCGTGCCGCGCGACGCGATCACCCGCTATCCGGATGGGCGCGTGACCGTCTGGACGGTCGTCGAGAGCGAAGTCGGTCCGGTCGCCGAAGAGCGTGAAGTTACCCTCGGCGCGGCCACCCACGACGGGGCGATCTACGCGACCGAGGGCCTTGTGGCCGGCGTCCGGATCGTCACCCGTGGCAACGAGGACCTCGCAGCGGGACGCGTCGTTGAGATCGTTGAGACGGCTGGAGGCGAAGGCTGA
- a CDS encoding xanthine dehydrogenase family protein molybdopterin-binding subunit → MTQKPNTRPMLSGGGLQPTRRDVLAGSVAAAASLMLPELGLAESLPNATARSGLGTAYPRRDGPLKVRGAARFAAEHRFPGMVYGALVFSTVARGTIHRIETEATRAAPGVVLVMTHENAPRLAPPEPFYASPTGMAGSAIPVMQDASVHWNGQPVAVILATTQEEADHAARLVRVDYDEAEAITRFDDAAAQAPVAFYAGRDLQYRDGDAEAVLAEAEASVDLDFSTPQQNHNQIEPHAVTVAWQDGILRMHDCTQGVDLSAITIAKVFGLDPSQVHLTAEFVGGGFGGKTLWQYHILAAAAARLANRPVRMTLTREGVYRICGGRAPTRQRVALGARPDGRLTALIHTGTTMKIAQNSMTEPFIEAAEHMYRADTMQLEIRAGIRDTLANTFMRAPGAAVGTFPLEVALDVLAERLAMDPVELRIRNEPEVDPTTGKAFSQRALIGALREGARRFGWQLRSGERLGRREGEWLVGTGIAAAYYPYKRFPGGAGRITLGQDGQALVELAAHEMGMGTSTATAAVAADRLGLPYEDIEIRYGDNRLPGSMIAAGSQQMAAIGAALTAVRDALVAELAALVPAGTALHGRPVEALTTRDGALVLASDPSIRMPLADLLTRAGRREVSAEAAAPPPSEAREWSMHSTGAVFAEVRVNAVTGELRVSRITGVYDCGKILNPTLAASQFRSGIVMAIGMALMENTLLDERSGRIANPSLATYYIPAHLDVPEIDVAWTDIPDPEAPSGARGIGEISMTGLAAAVANAVYDATGKRIHDLPITLDKLL, encoded by the coding sequence ATGACCCAAAAGCCCAATACCCGGCCCATGCTGTCGGGCGGTGGCCTACAGCCGACGCGTCGTGATGTGCTCGCGGGCTCGGTCGCTGCGGCTGCGAGCTTGATGCTCCCGGAACTGGGCCTCGCCGAGTCCCTCCCGAACGCAACGGCACGAAGCGGTCTCGGGACGGCCTACCCGAGACGGGACGGCCCTCTGAAGGTGCGCGGCGCAGCGCGTTTCGCCGCCGAGCACCGCTTTCCGGGCATGGTCTATGGCGCGCTCGTCTTCTCGACCGTCGCCCGAGGGACGATCCACAGGATCGAGACCGAGGCCACGCGCGCAGCACCCGGTGTCGTCCTCGTGATGACGCACGAGAACGCGCCGCGCCTGGCGCCGCCCGAGCCCTTCTACGCCTCTCCGACCGGCATGGCCGGCAGCGCCATCCCGGTTATGCAGGACGCCTCGGTCCACTGGAACGGTCAGCCGGTCGCCGTGATCCTCGCCACCACACAGGAGGAGGCCGATCATGCCGCGCGCCTCGTCCGCGTCGACTACGACGAAGCGGAGGCGATCACTCGCTTCGACGACGCAGCCGCGCAGGCCCCGGTCGCATTCTATGCGGGACGCGATTTGCAATACCGCGATGGAGATGCCGAGGCGGTGTTGGCCGAAGCGGAGGCGTCAGTCGATCTCGACTTCAGCACGCCGCAGCAAAACCACAACCAAATCGAGCCGCATGCCGTGACCGTCGCCTGGCAGGATGGGATCCTGCGGATGCACGACTGCACCCAGGGCGTCGATCTCTCGGCGATCACCATCGCCAAGGTCTTCGGGCTCGACCCGTCCCAAGTCCACCTGACGGCCGAGTTCGTCGGAGGCGGCTTCGGCGGCAAGACGCTCTGGCAATACCATATCCTCGCCGCAGCTGCCGCGCGCCTCGCAAATAGGCCGGTCCGGATGACCCTGACGCGAGAGGGTGTCTACCGCATCTGCGGCGGCCGCGCGCCGACCCGTCAGCGCGTCGCCCTCGGTGCGCGGCCGGACGGGCGGCTGACTGCGCTGATTCATACCGGCACCACCATGAAGATCGCGCAGAACTCCATGACTGAGCCGTTCATTGAGGCCGCGGAGCACATGTACCGCGCCGACACCATGCAACTCGAGATTCGCGCGGGCATTCGAGACACGCTGGCCAACACCTTCATGCGAGCGCCCGGCGCCGCGGTCGGGACCTTCCCGCTGGAGGTCGCGCTCGATGTCCTGGCTGAACGGTTGGCGATGGACCCTGTCGAGCTCCGCATCCGGAACGAGCCTGAGGTTGATCCGACGACAGGCAAGGCCTTCTCGCAGCGCGCGTTGATTGGGGCCCTGCGGGAGGGCGCGCGCCGCTTCGGCTGGCAGTTACGGTCTGGCGAGCGGCTCGGCCGGCGCGAGGGCGAATGGCTGGTCGGCACTGGCATAGCGGCCGCCTACTATCCCTACAAGCGCTTCCCCGGCGGGGCCGGGCGGATCACGCTCGGCCAGGACGGCCAGGCGCTGGTCGAGCTCGCAGCGCACGAAATGGGCATGGGTACGAGCACGGCAACGGCGGCGGTCGCCGCGGACCGACTGGGCCTTCCCTACGAGGACATCGAAATCCGATACGGTGACAACCGGCTACCTGGTAGCATGATCGCCGCCGGATCGCAGCAGATGGCCGCCATCGGAGCAGCACTGACGGCTGTGCGCGACGCACTGGTTGCCGAACTCGCTGCTCTCGTACCCGCGGGCACGGCTCTACACGGCCGCCCAGTTGAGGCGCTGACGACCCGCGACGGCGCGCTCGTCCTGGCCAGCGATCCCTCCATACGTATGCCTCTAGCCGATTTGCTAACCCGGGCGGGAAGACGCGAGGTTTCGGCGGAGGCTGCCGCGCCGCCACCGTCGGAGGCGAGAGAGTGGTCGATGCACTCGACCGGCGCCGTCTTCGCTGAGGTGCGCGTCAACGCCGTCACGGGTGAGCTCCGCGTCTCGCGCATCACGGGCGTCTATGATTGCGGCAAGATCCTCAATCCCACGCTCGCCGCCAGCCAGTTCCGAAGCGGCATCGTCATGGCAATCGGCATGGCGCTTATGGAAAACACGCTCCTCGACGAACGCAGCGGCCGGATCGCGAATCCCAGCCTTGCCACGTATTACATCCCTGCCCATCTTGATGTGCCCGAGATTGACGTCGCCTGGACCGACATCCCCGACCCTGAGGCTCCGTCCGGCGCCCGCGGGATCGGCGAAATCTCCATGACCGGCCTCGCGGCGGCGGTTGCTAACGCTGTCTACGATGCCACGGGCAAACGCATTCACGACCTACCGATCACGCTGGACAAGCTCCTTTAG
- a CDS encoding NAD-dependent epimerase/dehydratase family protein, whose protein sequence is MRILVTGATGFVGKAVTDELHYRGHDIVGLARSKSIASARLVHFTVHDAS, encoded by the coding sequence ATGAGAATACTCGTAACCGGCGCGACGGGCTTCGTCGGTAAAGCTGTCACGGATGAACTGCACTACCGAGGCCATGACATCGTCGGGCTGGCGCGCAGCAAAAGCATCGCCAGCGCACGCCTTGTTCATTTCACGGTTCATGACGCTTCGTAA
- a CDS encoding MarR family winged helix-turn-helix transcriptional regulator, with the protein MIDRTANLLGVVGLAVADRIGDTARDVLRRGGETPAALVVIGYGSGPSNDQLRGILRLSHPGTVRLVDRLVADGLVERRKGRDKRAIALYLSERGMALREELLKGRLAAIRPLLTPLTGVEQETLAALLHKMLSSMETTATERRTLCRLCDDRICTNCPIPADARAEI; encoded by the coding sequence ATGATCGACCGTACCGCCAATCTGCTCGGTGTCGTCGGGCTTGCTGTCGCCGACCGCATCGGAGACACGGCGCGTGACGTCCTTCGTCGCGGCGGTGAAACTCCCGCGGCACTGGTTGTCATCGGATACGGCTCCGGCCCCTCCAACGATCAGCTGCGAGGCATTCTCCGCTTGTCCCACCCGGGTACCGTGCGCCTCGTCGATCGGCTTGTCGCCGATGGCCTCGTCGAGCGTCGCAAGGGGCGAGATAAACGGGCGATCGCGCTTTACCTCAGCGAGCGGGGCATGGCTCTACGCGAGGAACTCCTGAAGGGACGCCTCGCCGCCATCCGGCCGCTGCTGACCCCGCTGACCGGCGTGGAGCAGGAGACCCTTGCGGCGCTGCTGCACAAGATGCTGTCTTCAATGGAGACGACAGCTACCGAACGCCGCACGCTCTGTCGCCTTTGCGATGATCGCATCTGCACCAACTGCCCCATTCCGGCCGACGCGCGGGCGGAGATATGA
- a CDS encoding DUF3237 domain-containing protein, giving the protein MLVGAGLYAATALVKRGNAHAQEPSAGGLTLSTAGWDANSPPELEFLFEARVQLHLPPLDVGPTPEGERLIFLVKGGTFEGPHLRGRVVPDAGADWVRIRPDGTGVLDVRFCLETHDKAMLYVYWQGRFWSAPEDAEYATDLEKPDDPAGAWRYYFRAAPQFETGDPRYAWLNNIIAVTKSRTGDGGPIHRVFAVK; this is encoded by the coding sequence ATGCTTGTCGGCGCGGGACTCTATGCAGCAACCGCGCTTGTTAAGCGGGGCAATGCTCATGCCCAGGAACCGAGCGCCGGCGGCCTGACACTCAGCACCGCCGGCTGGGACGCGAACAGCCCTCCCGAGTTGGAGTTCTTATTTGAGGCGCGTGTCCAACTTCACCTTCCGCCGCTGGATGTGGGGCCGACACCCGAAGGGGAGCGCCTTATCTTTCTCGTAAAGGGCGGCACGTTCGAAGGGCCCCACCTGCGCGGGCGTGTTGTGCCAGACGCAGGAGCGGACTGGGTGCGCATCCGGCCAGATGGGACGGGCGTCCTTGATGTGCGATTCTGCCTGGAGACACACGACAAAGCGATGCTCTATGTCTACTGGCAAGGGCGGTTCTGGTCGGCGCCGGAAGATGCCGAGTATGCGACCGATCTTGAAAAACCGGACGATCCAGCAGGAGCCTGGCGCTACTACTTTCGTGCGGCGCCGCAATTCGAGACCGGCGATCCCCGCTATGCATGGCTCAACAACATCATCGCTGTGACCAAGTCCCGAACGGGCGATGGCGGCCCGATCCACCGCGTCTTTGCCGTGAAGTGA
- a CDS encoding methylated-DNA--[protein]-cysteine S-methyltransferase → MAHFSLFPTPLGDCGIAWCGDVIVATHLPEESSADTGRRLAARTGATKGEPSSVIRRAIASMTALLEGEGTDLTPIVCDFGGIDPFAAQVYAATRAIPAGETSTYGAIASQLGDKRLARNVGEALGHNPLPIVVPCHRVIGAGGRLTGFSAAGGVATKLRMLAIEGAQLGSAPGLFDDLPLAAKPRR, encoded by the coding sequence ATGGCGCACTTCTCGCTCTTCCCGACTCCGCTCGGTGACTGCGGCATTGCCTGGTGCGGCGACGTGATCGTCGCCACGCACCTGCCGGAAGAAAGCTCTGCTGACACCGGCCGCCGTTTGGCCGCGCGAACGGGAGCCACGAAGGGCGAGCCGTCGAGCGTCATCCGTCGCGCCATCGCATCGATGACCGCTCTGCTCGAGGGAGAAGGAACGGATCTCACCCCCATCGTCTGCGACTTCGGCGGGATCGATCCGTTTGCGGCACAGGTCTATGCCGCAACGCGCGCGATCCCGGCCGGCGAGACATCGACCTATGGCGCCATCGCGTCGCAACTCGGCGACAAGCGGCTTGCCCGCAACGTTGGAGAGGCCCTCGGCCACAACCCGTTGCCGATCGTCGTGCCGTGCCATCGTGTCATCGGCGCGGGCGGCAGGCTCACTGGCTTTTCGGCGGCTGGTGGCGTCGCGACGAAGCTCAGGATGCTCGCCATCGAAGGCGCGCAGTTAGGTAGCGCGCCCGGGCTATTCGATGATCTTCCGCTTGCGGCGAAGCCGCGAAGGTGA
- a CDS encoding FAD binding domain-containing protein, producing MTPFDYARARSEQGAVAGARDAGAKYLGAGTNLVDLMREGVEAPGRLVDVTGLSRRIEPTNGGGLLIGAAASNTAVAENAAVRARYPALARAILSGASAQIRNMATVGGNILQRTRCTYFLDVEGAGCNKRQPGQGCDALEGLNRGHGILGVSPACIAIHPSDMCVALAAFDTVVHLAGANGRRRVPLVDLHRLPGDTPHLETVLEPGELITAVELPSQSITARSTYRKVRDRASYAFALVSVAAALEVADGRIADVRIALGGVAPKPWRPREAEAALIGAVPEQSAFVAAADLALSGSTTRPGNAFKPDLARRTIVAVLTDLAGADL from the coding sequence ATGACGCCCTTCGATTATGCCAGGGCGAGGTCCGAGCAGGGCGCGGTCGCCGGAGCGAGAGATGCCGGCGCAAAATACCTCGGCGCGGGTACGAATCTCGTCGATCTGATGCGCGAAGGTGTCGAGGCTCCAGGCCGGCTGGTGGACGTGACCGGTCTCTCCCGCCGTATCGAGCCGACCAACGGCGGTGGTCTCCTGATAGGCGCTGCGGCCAGCAACACCGCGGTGGCCGAGAATGCAGCTGTCCGTGCCCGCTACCCGGCCCTCGCCCGCGCGATCCTGTCCGGTGCCTCGGCCCAGATCCGCAACATGGCGACCGTGGGCGGCAACATCCTACAGCGGACGCGCTGCACATACTTCCTCGATGTCGAGGGCGCGGGTTGCAACAAGCGTCAGCCCGGGCAGGGCTGCGATGCACTGGAGGGGCTCAATCGCGGCCACGGGATCCTCGGCGTCTCGCCGGCCTGCATCGCGATCCATCCGTCCGACATGTGCGTGGCGCTCGCGGCGTTCGATACGGTGGTGCATCTCGCCGGGGCAAATGGACGACGACGCGTGCCTCTTGTCGATCTCCACCGTCTCCCCGGCGACACGCCGCATCTCGAGACGGTTCTCGAGCCCGGCGAGCTGATCACCGCCGTCGAACTGCCATCACAAAGCATCACCGCGCGTTCCACCTACCGCAAGGTGCGTGACCGGGCGAGCTACGCTTTCGCGCTGGTCTCGGTCGCGGCCGCCCTCGAGGTGGCGGATGGGCGCATCGCCGATGTACGCATTGCGCTCGGCGGCGTGGCGCCGAAGCCGTGGCGCCCGCGCGAGGCCGAGGCCGCGCTTATCGGCGCGGTCCCAGAGCAGAGCGCCTTCGTCGCGGCTGCCGACCTTGCGCTTTCTGGTTCGACGACGCGCCCCGGCAACGCCTTCAAACCCGACCTAGCGCGCCGGACGATCGTCGCGGTGCTGACCGACCTTGCTGGAGCCGACCTATGA